The uncultured Desulfobulbus sp. genome window below encodes:
- a CDS encoding PhnD/SsuA/transferrin family substrate-binding protein, with protein MVCYLFSGLPPLTHSLSVVIFFLTLLVSPLWANNKATIRFAPLPMESREAIVLKFRPMVEYLEEQLGQKIEFDFSENYAKILEKFQAGTIDLAYLGPLPYVELRSQYPQAEPLIHFKEASGQPKYTCSIIALADQPIDLHNLQNQSIALTQPLSTCGYLSVNGLLRQHNSSCEKNRYRYLGKHDAVALAVIRGEYQLGGIKTAIGQRYTHMGLQILAQTPPFPGFALIGNTATLEPKNLEAIQQAMITLDPTTKGKEEMSRWGRSIRYGAVLASDDDYKTVRDYKGELDIPTTNKEKL; from the coding sequence ATGGTTTGTTACCTATTCTCAGGGCTCCCCCCCCTGACTCACAGTTTGAGCGTGGTTATTTTTTTTTTAACCCTTTTAGTCTCACCTCTCTGGGCTAACAACAAGGCAACCATTCGTTTTGCGCCCCTGCCCATGGAAAGCCGCGAGGCTATTGTCCTTAAATTCCGCCCCATGGTTGAATACCTTGAAGAGCAGCTAGGCCAAAAAATTGAATTCGACTTTTCGGAGAATTACGCCAAAATTCTTGAAAAATTCCAGGCAGGCACTATCGACCTGGCCTATCTTGGTCCCCTGCCCTATGTAGAACTTCGTTCTCAGTATCCGCAAGCAGAACCGCTGATTCATTTCAAGGAAGCCTCTGGCCAGCCCAAGTACACCTGCTCTATCATAGCTTTAGCTGATCAGCCCATTGATCTCCATAACTTGCAAAATCAAAGTATTGCCCTGACCCAGCCACTTTCGACCTGTGGCTACCTTTCAGTCAATGGACTCTTACGTCAGCACAACTCAAGCTGCGAAAAAAACCGCTATCGCTATCTGGGAAAACACGATGCCGTCGCCCTGGCAGTCATTCGCGGCGAATACCAACTTGGGGGCATTAAAACCGCTATTGGACAGCGCTATACCCACATGGGCTTGCAAATCCTTGCCCAGACACCCCCTTTTCCCGGATTCGCCCTGATCGGCAATACTGCAACCCTGGAGCCCAAAAACCTGGAGGCGATTCAACAGGCCATGATCACCCTTGATCCGACCACAAAGGGAAAAGAGGAGATGTCCCGTTGGGGACGCTCCATTCGTTATGGCGCAGTTTTGGCCTCGGATGATGACTATAAGACTGTACGCGACTACAAAGGCGAGCTAGATATTCCCACCACAAACAAAGAAAAACTTTGA
- a CDS encoding DUF4149 domain-containing protein, with the protein MQNIFLFFYNLAISCWLGGAALFTFILTPKLFSSYSRDMAGNIVGLLFPGYFRWGLMCGAVALCCRLVNRGRFSLISVTIITLMLLLSATQAYVLEPKAAALKEHITSFETTPKNDPYLAEFRKLHGLSMAANLAVIVGGIALILLSSLPPQQTTSQIPSPRGENATEHA; encoded by the coding sequence ATGCAAAATATTTTTCTTTTTTTCTATAATCTCGCCATCAGCTGCTGGCTGGGAGGGGCGGCACTGTTTACTTTTATTCTCACCCCTAAACTCTTTTCTTCTTACTCCCGTGATATGGCGGGGAATATTGTCGGTTTGCTCTTTCCGGGGTATTTTCGATGGGGGCTAATGTGCGGAGCAGTAGCGCTGTGCTGCCGGCTGGTCAATCGTGGTCGTTTTTCTCTGATCTCGGTGACCATCATCACCTTGATGCTCTTGCTTTCAGCAACCCAGGCGTATGTGCTTGAACCCAAAGCAGCTGCCCTCAAAGAGCATATAACCTCTTTTGAAACTACCCCGAAAAACGACCCATACCTTGCCGAGTTTAGAAAACTGCACGGTCTTTCCATGGCGGCAAATCTAGCAGTGATTGTCGGAGGAATTGCTTTGATTCTCCTCAGCTCTCTTCCTCCACAACAAACTACCTCCCAGATACCGTCGCCCAGAGGCGAAAATGCAACTGAACACGCGTAG
- a CDS encoding PAS domain S-box protein, whose protein sequence is MDANTSGIRKNTGSRQLLQELQKQRLELQRQNEELRLARAEVEAGLEKYYQLYDFAPVGYCTVDQQGEVLESNLAGALLLGVDRARLLGRALKRFVAPESYAQLGTFFSDMYSTRQKATGEILIPGGEGEHRMLYLEGSGFEHTSGERRGRIAMMDVTESRQNSVELEHYRYHLEELVQQRTSELERANLQLKEQAENLASIYQALQSIGLVVCSLRSSDAHIDIFSAGAERLFGYRQDAVLGQSLSLICPHEGAGQLLSQMDQWRQGHPMQSMNMSLVRKNGEQFPAVVSIHPFCRVGGEFTKLVGAFRDISELIEVQEQLQDMNDELERRVALRTTELHESNVALTVLLKKREEDRKILGEQVVSNTSHLVEPLLERLRKTHLTTEQRTLVDILATNIDEITSPFASKFSSKLNRLTPAELQVANLVKLGKRTKEIADIMHLSPGTISIHRKNIRRKLELTHQKTNLQTMLSNNS, encoded by the coding sequence GTGGATGCGAACACTTCAGGTATAAGAAAGAATACTGGCTCGCGTCAACTCTTGCAGGAGCTACAAAAACAACGTCTTGAATTGCAACGGCAAAATGAAGAGCTGCGCTTAGCTCGCGCTGAAGTTGAAGCCGGACTGGAAAAATACTATCAGCTCTATGATTTTGCTCCTGTCGGCTATTGCACCGTTGACCAGCAAGGGGAGGTCCTCGAGAGTAATCTGGCTGGTGCACTTTTACTCGGGGTGGATCGTGCGCGTTTGCTTGGCCGTGCTCTAAAGCGATTTGTCGCTCCGGAATCGTATGCTCAGCTGGGAACTTTTTTTTCAGACATGTATTCTACCCGGCAAAAGGCAACGGGAGAAATCTTGATTCCTGGGGGCGAGGGAGAGCATCGTATGCTTTACCTTGAAGGATCAGGTTTTGAGCATACGTCGGGCGAGCGACGCGGACGAATAGCCATGATGGATGTGACAGAATCACGGCAAAATTCCGTTGAACTTGAGCATTACCGCTACCATCTCGAAGAATTGGTCCAACAACGTACCAGTGAGTTGGAGAGGGCGAACCTCCAATTAAAAGAACAGGCTGAAAATTTAGCCTCTATCTACCAGGCATTGCAAAGTATTGGCCTGGTTGTCTGTAGCCTGCGCTCAAGCGATGCCCATATCGATATTTTTAGTGCGGGGGCTGAGCGGCTTTTTGGGTATCGCCAGGATGCGGTGCTCGGCCAATCACTTTCGCTGATTTGCCCTCATGAAGGGGCAGGGCAACTGCTTTCCCAGATGGACCAGTGGCGACAAGGTCATCCGATGCAGTCTATGAATATGAGTCTGGTGCGGAAAAATGGGGAGCAATTTCCAGCTGTTGTTTCTATTCACCCTTTTTGCAGGGTAGGGGGAGAGTTTACCAAACTGGTTGGCGCTTTTCGTGATATTTCCGAACTTATCGAGGTGCAAGAGCAATTGCAGGATATGAACGATGAGTTAGAGCGAAGGGTTGCACTTCGAACAACAGAATTACACGAATCCAACGTGGCTCTGACCGTGCTCTTAAAAAAAAGAGAAGAAGATCGAAAAATACTGGGTGAACAGGTTGTCTCCAACACCTCGCACTTGGTGGAGCCGCTCTTGGAAAGACTCCGTAAAACTCATCTGACTACAGAACAACGAACGCTGGTGGATATTCTTGCCACCAATATAGACGAAATAACCTCGCCTTTTGCGAGTAAATTTTCATCAAAACTCAACAGGTTAACCCCAGCAGAGCTGCAAGTGGCTAACCTGGTGAAGCTGGGGAAACGCACAAAAGAGATCGCTGACATCATGCATCTTTCACCAGGCACGATCAGTATCCATCGCAAAAACATTCGCAGAAAGTTGGAACTGACCCATCAAAAGACCAACTTGCAGACCATGCTTTCCAATAATTCCTAA
- the amrS gene encoding AmmeMemoRadiSam system radical SAM enzyme, translating to MHEALFYQQKADGSVSCNLCHHRCHIQPGKRGRCGVRENQNGQLISLVYGMLVAESVDPIEKKPMFHLLPGSTSYSIATVGCNFHCLHCQNYQISQYPQLHTALVRDRKTSPASVVEQARANGCDSISYTYVEPTIFYEFAHDCAQLARQQGLKNIFVSNGYMTPEVGRHLAGVLDGINIDLKSFQPEFYQKICKAKLEPVCENIRLFYELGVVVEVTTLVIPGLNDSEEELHDIARFLVSISPDIPWHVSGFRPTYQMVDRPSTSMESLVRAREIGIAEGLRYVYTGNMATPDGEDTFCPSCRKQLIGRQGFRSQVLAVSNGRCSQCQTGLYGVWK from the coding sequence ATGCATGAGGCACTTTTTTATCAACAAAAGGCTGATGGCAGTGTCTCCTGTAATCTCTGCCATCATCGTTGCCATATTCAACCAGGTAAGCGAGGCCGCTGTGGAGTGCGAGAAAATCAAAATGGCCAGCTGATATCCCTGGTCTACGGGATGCTGGTTGCTGAGAGTGTCGACCCCATAGAAAAAAAACCGATGTTTCATCTCCTTCCTGGGAGTACTTCCTATTCCATCGCTACAGTGGGCTGTAATTTTCACTGTCTCCATTGTCAGAACTATCAAATCTCACAATATCCACAGCTGCACACAGCTCTGGTCAGAGACCGCAAAACCAGTCCGGCTTCAGTGGTGGAGCAGGCACGTGCAAACGGCTGTGATAGCATCAGCTATACCTATGTTGAACCGACTATCTTTTATGAGTTTGCCCATGATTGCGCTCAACTTGCCCGCCAGCAAGGATTGAAAAATATCTTTGTCAGCAATGGCTATATGACCCCTGAGGTCGGGCGTCATCTAGCTGGGGTACTCGATGGTATCAATATTGATCTCAAATCCTTTCAGCCTGAATTTTATCAAAAAATCTGTAAAGCCAAGCTTGAACCAGTCTGTGAAAATATACGCCTCTTTTATGAGCTGGGCGTTGTTGTCGAGGTAACCACCCTGGTCATCCCGGGATTGAATGACAGTGAGGAAGAGTTGCACGATATCGCCCGTTTTCTTGTTTCAATCTCACCAGATATTCCCTGGCATGTCAGTGGGTTCCGTCCCACCTATCAGATGGTTGATCGCCCTTCCACCTCCATGGAGAGTCTCGTTCGTGCCCGTGAGATCGGCATTGCAGAAGGATTGCGTTATGTCTACACCGGCAATATGGCCACTCCAGACGGAGAGGATACCTTTTGTCCTTCATGTCGCAAACAGCTTATTGGTCGTCAAGGATTCAGAAGTCAGGTGCTTGCTGTAAGCAATGGTCGCTGCAGTCAATGTCAGACTGGCTTGTATGGTGTTTGGAAATAG
- a CDS encoding ferric reductase-like transmembrane domain-containing protein translates to MQQNRTNPYPNASITRRSLVIASGALFLATVLSVPFYYPTETLWYKLGVDKLLLQVGQFAGLLTLALLVVQVLLALRPEVLAKSFSPGSLLRWHRGNGIALAVLAVSHVLLVLAPEGIANLPIGREYWPEMLGAAGLVLLLATVLLSQFRTQMKLSFAGWSSLHRPMGYGLFFLVTLHILFVSESFQGGLPRYGLITVSLLVFATAAGSWVHRSHRSS, encoded by the coding sequence ATGCAACAAAACAGGACAAATCCCTATCCTAATGCAAGTATAACCAGGAGAAGTCTGGTTATAGCGAGCGGAGCTCTTTTTCTCGCAACCGTACTCTCTGTACCCTTTTACTATCCGACAGAAACGCTGTGGTATAAGCTTGGTGTTGATAAGCTCTTGTTGCAGGTTGGTCAGTTTGCAGGCCTGCTTACTTTGGCTCTTTTGGTAGTGCAGGTGCTACTAGCCCTACGGCCAGAAGTTCTAGCCAAGTCCTTTAGTCCGGGTTCACTGCTGCGTTGGCATCGGGGCAACGGTATCGCTCTTGCGGTATTGGCTGTAAGTCATGTGCTTCTCGTTCTGGCACCGGAAGGTATTGCGAACCTCCCTATTGGCAGAGAGTATTGGCCTGAGATGTTGGGGGCAGCTGGTTTGGTACTTTTGTTGGCAACGGTGCTTCTTTCCCAGTTTCGCACCCAGATGAAACTTAGTTTTGCAGGTTGGAGCTCACTGCATCGCCCTATGGGGTATGGCCTCTTTTTTCTTGTTACTCTTCATATACTCTTTGTCAGCGAGTCCTTTCAAGGCGGACTGCCCCGCTATGGTCTGATCACTGTTAGTCTTCTTGTCTTTGCAACTGCTGCTGGCAGCTGGGTTCATCGCAGTCACCGTTCATCCTGA
- a CDS encoding YceI family protein: protein MKYFRLLYVSVALLTLSVPQVWAQARSWAVDAVHSNVYFSIDHIFSKVHGRFADVETTLVFDPENLQASSLSYIIKVDSVDTGEPKRDKHLLSSDFFDGSKYKTITFTSKSITDAGNGLYNVSGTLLIKGKSHAVVLPLKLAGVKEHPAAKGKEVIGFNGILSLDRLALNVGSGVFYSMGLIGKDVEVLVTIEALSDKQ, encoded by the coding sequence ATGAAATATTTTCGTCTTCTCTATGTAAGTGTAGCTCTTCTGACTCTGAGTGTCCCTCAAGTTTGGGCACAGGCACGAAGCTGGGCTGTTGATGCTGTCCACTCTAATGTTTATTTCAGTATTGATCATATTTTTTCCAAGGTTCATGGTCGTTTTGCAGATGTAGAGACTACTCTTGTCTTTGATCCTGAGAATTTACAAGCAAGCAGTCTATCGTACATAATTAAAGTAGACTCGGTTGATACAGGCGAGCCCAAACGTGATAAACATCTGCTTTCCTCAGATTTTTTCGATGGAAGCAAATATAAAACCATTACCTTTACATCAAAGTCGATAACAGATGCCGGCAATGGCCTCTATAATGTGTCTGGTACCTTGCTGATCAAAGGCAAATCACATGCGGTGGTGTTGCCGCTGAAATTGGCAGGTGTCAAGGAACACCCTGCTGCTAAAGGAAAAGAGGTTATTGGTTTTAATGGTATCTTAAGTTTAGATAGGTTGGCTTTGAATGTCGGGAGTGGTGTATTCTATTCAATGGGTTTGATTGGAAAAGACGTTGAAGTGCTTGTGACCATTGAGGCGCTTTCCGATAAACAATAA
- a CDS encoding HAD-IIB family hydrolase: MKNSAKGLYVALLSIHGLIRGKDLELGRDADTGGQTLYVVELAQALAKQKGICQVDLITQRVVDTSVSADYAKPVEKLGDKVRIVRIDAAPDQYLPKEQLWDHLDFFADHLVNFFKGNNIFPDVLHSHYADAGYVGSRLSNQLGIPLIHTGHSLGRVKRSRLLASGLNAEEIESRFNMSRRIEAEEQSLATAERVITSTHQEIAEQYELYDYYQPEQMVVIPPGTNLNQFMPPTGEELKSDLYQRITRHLKNPDKPIILALSRPDHRKNIVALVEAFGQSEQLQALANLVIIAGNRDDIDELDEGAQEVFRTLLVTIDRYDLYSMVSMPKHHSRDQVPLIYRIAAASGGVFVNPGLTEPFGLTLIEAAASGMPIAATEDGGPKDIIHNCQNGFLINPLEPQSIGEAILKLLRDRDLWNQCATNGLKGVREHYSWGAHAKRYVEVLKPITEESERLVRKSIVRRQHLYGDRVIVSDLDLNLIGDNESLEELLAQLRRHRKRCYFIIATGRRLDASLKLMKKHNIPEPDVLITSSGTEIYYAPDLTFDTAWAKHIDHQWTRHIVKLLLTEFPGLKLQPAIEQSRYKLSYYFDPELADIEEIKQILYRDEQVVFMQTAFGQFLDILPQRASKGLALRYVVEQLRLDLDKVFVAGGSGADEDMMRGNTLAAVVANRHNEELSQLIDVDRIYFSQKPYAAGILEAIEFYDFFGECRDPRTGEEVSDA, encoded by the coding sequence ATGAAGAACAGTGCAAAAGGACTTTACGTTGCTTTACTCAGTATTCATGGGTTGATTCGGGGAAAAGATCTTGAGCTTGGGCGTGATGCAGATACCGGAGGGCAGACTCTCTATGTTGTCGAACTTGCTCAGGCTCTCGCCAAACAAAAGGGGATTTGCCAGGTTGATCTGATCACCCAGCGGGTGGTTGATACAAGTGTGTCCGCCGATTATGCCAAGCCCGTGGAAAAGCTTGGGGACAAGGTACGTATTGTCCGCATTGATGCCGCTCCCGATCAATACCTGCCCAAAGAACAACTCTGGGATCATCTTGATTTTTTTGCAGATCATCTTGTTAACTTTTTTAAGGGAAATAATATTTTCCCTGATGTTCTTCACAGCCATTATGCCGATGCCGGCTACGTGGGTTCACGACTTTCCAACCAGCTTGGTATCCCATTGATTCATACCGGCCATTCCTTGGGGCGGGTGAAGCGTAGCCGGTTGCTGGCAAGCGGGCTCAACGCTGAAGAGATTGAATCCCGTTTCAATATGAGCCGGCGTATTGAGGCGGAAGAGCAGTCTCTGGCCACAGCCGAGCGGGTGATAACCAGTACGCATCAGGAAATCGCGGAGCAGTATGAGCTCTACGATTACTACCAACCTGAGCAGATGGTGGTTATTCCACCGGGAACCAATCTCAACCAGTTCATGCCCCCCACTGGAGAAGAACTGAAAAGTGATTTGTATCAACGAATAACCAGACACCTGAAAAATCCGGATAAGCCTATTATTCTGGCTCTTTCCCGACCTGATCACCGAAAGAATATCGTTGCCCTGGTCGAGGCATTTGGTCAATCGGAGCAGTTGCAGGCTTTAGCTAATCTTGTAATTATTGCCGGAAACAGAGATGACATCGATGAGCTTGATGAAGGTGCTCAGGAGGTTTTTCGTACCTTATTGGTAACCATTGATCGCTATGATCTCTATAGCATGGTTTCCATGCCCAAGCACCACAGTCGAGATCAGGTGCCGTTGATTTACAGAATTGCTGCAGCTTCAGGGGGGGTATTTGTCAACCCCGGCCTAACCGAACCCTTTGGGCTGACTCTGATTGAGGCCGCGGCCAGCGGTATGCCCATCGCAGCCACAGAAGATGGTGGCCCCAAAGATATTATTCATAATTGCCAGAACGGGTTTCTCATTAATCCCCTGGAACCTCAATCCATTGGAGAAGCCATTCTCAAACTCCTGCGGGATAGGGATCTCTGGAATCAATGTGCTACAAACGGTCTGAAAGGGGTCCGTGAACATTATTCCTGGGGGGCCCACGCCAAGCGGTATGTCGAGGTGCTTAAGCCTATCACGGAAGAATCGGAGCGGCTGGTGCGCAAATCAATTGTCCGTAGGCAACATCTCTACGGTGACCGTGTCATTGTCAGCGATCTGGATCTGAACCTGATCGGTGACAATGAGAGTCTTGAAGAGCTGCTTGCTCAACTCAGAAGGCATCGTAAACGCTGTTATTTCATCATTGCCACTGGTCGGCGGCTTGATGCTTCGCTTAAGCTGATGAAAAAACACAATATTCCCGAGCCGGATGTGTTGATCACCAGTAGCGGCACCGAAATCTACTACGCCCCTGATCTCACCTTTGATACGGCCTGGGCAAAGCATATCGATCATCAGTGGACCAGGCATATTGTGAAATTGCTCCTCACTGAGTTTCCCGGGTTGAAGCTGCAGCCAGCAATCGAACAGAGCCGCTATAAACTCAGCTATTATTTTGACCCAGAACTTGCGGATATCGAAGAAATCAAACAGATCCTGTACCGTGATGAACAGGTCGTTTTTATGCAGACCGCTTTTGGTCAATTTCTCGATATTCTGCCCCAACGGGCCTCAAAGGGGCTGGCGCTTCGCTATGTGGTCGAGCAGCTGCGTCTTGATCTGGATAAGGTCTTTGTTGCCGGTGGGTCGGGTGCAGATGAGGATATGATGCGGGGCAATACCCTGGCTGCGGTTGTGGCCAACCGACATAATGAGGAACTCTCACAGCTCATTGATGTGGATCGCATTTATTTCTCCCAAAAGCCCTATGCTGCAGGAATCCTTGAGGCGATCGAATTCTATGACTTCTTTGGGGAGTGCCGCGATCCGCGGACCGGAGAAGAGGTATCCGATGCCTAG
- a CDS encoding HAD-IIB family hydrolase: MPRLLLCTDMDRTVIPNGQQSEHPQARKALHRLCQLPGVVLAYVTGRDIELTKKAIRDYELPMPAYAITDVGTAIYAQQGGNWQESDDWQRQIGADWQGKTHRELLEALAGFKELQLQELEKQKRYKLSYYVGLENDRQALLARVEGCLSRLGVKASCIWSVDEPEHIGLLDILPQNATKLHAIQYLQNTLGYGEEEVLFAGDSGNDLPVMASPLRSVLVANADDDTQQQALQMVRAHGVEDSLYLANDATFPLGGNYAAGVLQGVAHFAPDIIAPLKLASLKTERGAR; encoded by the coding sequence ATGCCTAGGCTATTGCTCTGTACCGACATGGACAGAACTGTGATTCCAAACGGCCAACAAAGCGAACACCCCCAGGCACGGAAAGCACTGCATCGACTCTGCCAGCTTCCAGGCGTTGTTCTTGCCTATGTCACCGGGCGGGATATTGAACTGACCAAGAAGGCAATTCGAGACTACGAGCTGCCCATGCCCGCCTATGCGATCACCGATGTGGGGACAGCTATTTACGCGCAGCAGGGAGGGAACTGGCAGGAATCTGATGACTGGCAGCGGCAAATAGGGGCAGACTGGCAGGGGAAAACGCATCGGGAGCTGCTCGAGGCCTTAGCGGGATTTAAGGAACTGCAGTTACAGGAACTCGAAAAGCAAAAACGCTATAAGCTCAGTTATTATGTGGGCTTGGAAAATGATCGCCAAGCTCTGCTTGCACGGGTTGAGGGCTGTTTGAGCCGACTAGGCGTCAAGGCGAGTTGCATTTGGAGTGTTGATGAGCCAGAACATATTGGTTTGCTTGATATTCTACCACAAAACGCAACCAAACTCCACGCGATTCAATATTTGCAGAACACCTTAGGGTATGGGGAAGAGGAAGTGCTCTTTGCCGGTGATAGCGGCAACGATCTGCCGGTGATGGCAAGTCCGCTTCGCTCAGTTCTGGTGGCCAATGCCGATGACGATACACAGCAGCAGGCTCTGCAGATGGTCCGCGCACATGGGGTGGAAGATTCTTTGTACCTGGCCAACGATGCAACCTTCCCGCTGGGGGGGAACTATGCCGCAGGCGTACTTCAGGGAGTGGCCCATTTTGCTCCGGATATAATAGCTCCGCTTAAGCTCGCATCCTTGAAAACTGAGAGAGGAGCAAGATGA
- a CDS encoding carbohydrate kinase, giving the protein MKTESGLYIFGEVLFDCFPSGEEVLGGAPFNVAWHLQALGDTPLFISRVGNDVQGDRIVEAMQSWGMNLSALQKDPNRPTGRVNVEIIDNEPQYDIVANSGYDAIDASALPLGWQTGILYHGTLALREKRSQQALEQLAGQDGQQIFLDVNLRAPWWQKAQVLSWLQKAHWAKMNEHELALLTDSSQDIGQQMDALLSQCGLEQLIVTCGAEGARVLTQQKEHFRFQAKEAPVFVDTVGAGDAFSAVYIHGLRAGWSLADIGCFAQDFASRVIGLRGATTNDPAFYRNFLQATLGR; this is encoded by the coding sequence ATGAAAACAGAATCAGGATTGTATATTTTTGGTGAGGTCCTCTTTGACTGTTTTCCTAGCGGCGAAGAGGTCTTGGGAGGGGCACCTTTCAATGTTGCCTGGCATCTGCAGGCGCTGGGGGATACCCCGCTGTTTATTTCCCGTGTCGGCAACGATGTTCAGGGAGATAGGATTGTGGAGGCCATGCAGAGCTGGGGAATGAACCTCAGTGCCCTCCAGAAAGATCCAAACCGGCCCACCGGTCGGGTCAATGTGGAGATTATCGACAATGAACCCCAGTATGATATTGTCGCCAACAGCGGCTACGATGCAATCGACGCATCTGCCTTGCCCCTGGGATGGCAGACAGGGATTTTGTACCATGGTACCCTGGCACTGCGGGAAAAAAGATCGCAACAGGCCCTGGAGCAACTTGCCGGGCAGGATGGACAACAGATTTTTCTCGATGTGAACCTGCGAGCACCCTGGTGGCAGAAAGCGCAGGTCCTCTCCTGGTTACAAAAGGCCCATTGGGCGAAAATGAATGAGCATGAATTAGCCCTGCTCACAGACTCGAGCCAGGACATCGGACAACAGATGGATGCGCTTTTGAGTCAATGCGGGCTTGAGCAACTGATCGTCACCTGCGGAGCGGAGGGGGCACGGGTTCTGACCCAGCAGAAGGAGCATTTTCGGTTTCAAGCCAAAGAGGCTCCGGTATTTGTGGATACCGTGGGGGCAGGGGATGCCTTCAGTGCTGTCTATATTCATGGTCTGCGCGCAGGCTGGTCCCTTGCCGATATTGGGTGCTTTGCCCAGGATTTTGCAAGTCGAGTGATCGGGCTGCGCGGAGCAACCACAAACGATCCTGCCTTTTACCGGAATTTTCTCCAGGCCACTCTTGGTAGGTGA